In the Nicotiana tabacum cultivar K326 chromosome 16, ASM71507v2, whole genome shotgun sequence genome, one interval contains:
- the LOC107806652 gene encoding uncharacterized protein LOC107806652: MAAIVSPQLPAMGEPNPNRSEHIPNNKIQQTYASQLLTNNSASISTKLVLKPVQIVHGEPTIQFTMEERQTFAVEEGLHQAVVLKLSPRAPDLQVLRSLLPKILSIKGHCLIGHLAPRQLLLRLDQPEDFVNALARAVNSFSHSGEQHQYRVFPWTVGYNPKEETSKAAVWISLPNLSPELFARQSLLSIANAVGKPIAIDKATQVKSRPSTARVKVILDLLDKLPTRIRLQYVDNASGKIVEVFQEVIYDNLPGYCIYCKRQGHIEEMCRLLLKNKIDDAENLVDDMSSVDKLKRDARDFLNAKRSGQSVDDVAKEVGNCNVTETANGELNKANAGQQKSAEGISDDNRTGSKVVNGQANVMETVTGALQDATDHEKQIVNVEAKFPNAQAEREQGFEQGTLAQGTAVAPVKPVDKAAIECVEGFGQFRTASKSPSVTGQVNTQQKQSNVPQVSGPKDAVDRGEVSA, from the coding sequence atggctgccatcGTCTCTCCCCAGCTTCCAGCTATGGGAGAGCCCAATCCAAATCGTAGTGAGCATATCCCCAACAACAAGATTCAACAAACTTACGCCTCTCAATTACTTACAAATAATTCTGCTTCAATCTCCACAAAACTGGTCTTAAAACCTGTCCAAATTGTTCATGGGGAACCTACAATTCAATTCACAATGGAGGAAAGAcaaacttttgctgttgaagaaGGATTGCATCAAGCAGTTGTGCTGAAGTTATCTCCAAGAGCGCCAGATTTGCAGGTTCTAAGAAGCTTACTGCCAAAAATACTAAGCATAAAAGGCCATTGCTTGATTGGTCATCTTGCCCCACGTCAACTACTGTTAAGATTGGATCAACCAGAGGATTTTGTCAACGCACTAGCCCGAGCAGTAAATTCTTTTTCGCACAGTGGCGAACAACATCAGTATAGGGTCTTCCCTTGGACAGTTGGATACAATCCTAAGGAAGAAACATCAAAGGCTGCAGTTTGGATTTCATTACCAAACTTGTCTCCAGAATTATTTGCTCGACAATCACTGTTGTCAATAGCTAATGCAGTGGGTAAACCAATCGCTATCGACAAAGCAACACAGGTGAAATCTCGACCTAGCACTGCTAGAGTTAAGGTTATTCTCGATCTCTTAGACAAACTGCCAACGCGTATACGTTTGCAGTATGTTGATAATGCATCTGGAAAGATTGTCGAGGTGTTTCAAGAAGTAATATATGATAACCTCCCGGGTTATTGTATCTATTGTAAACGACAAGGCCACATAGAGGAAATGTGTCGACTGCTTTTAAAGAATAAGATCGACGACGCCGAAAATTTGGTCGATGACATGTCCAGTGTTGATAAATTAAAAAGAGATGCCAGGGACTTCCTTAATGCCAAAAGATCTGGCCAGTCGGTGGACGATGTTGCAAAAGAAGTTGGCAACTGTAATGTGACTGAAACAGCTAATGGAGAATTAAATAAGGCTAATGCTGGCCAACAGAAATCTGCTGAAGGAATTTCTGATGATAATCGAACAGGATCAAAGGTTGTTAATGGTCAAGCTAACGTAATGGAAACTGTGACAGGGGCATTGCAAGATGCTACTGATCATGAAAAGCAGATTGTCAATGTAGAGGCTAAATTTCCAAATGCTCAAGCTGAAAGGGAGCAGGGATTTGAGCAGGGGACTCTGGCTCAGGGAACTGCTGTTGCACCTGTTAAACCAGTGGACAAAGCAGCAATAGAATGTGTTGAAGGTTTTGGTCAATTCAGGACCGCTTCTAAGTCCCCTTCAGTTACTGGACAGGTTAATACACAGCAGAAACAGTCTAATGTTCCGCAAGTATCAGGCCCAAAGGATGCTGTTGATCGAGGTGAGGTATCTGCATAA